A genomic window from Parasteatoda tepidariorum isolate YZ-2023 chromosome 10, CAS_Ptep_4.0, whole genome shotgun sequence includes:
- the LOC107436782 gene encoding histone H3.3A produces MARTKQTARKSTGGKAPRKQLATKAARKSAPSTGGVKKPHRYRPGTVALREIRRYQKSTELLIRKLPFQRLVREIAQDFKTDLRFQSAAIGALQEASEAYLVGLFEDTNLCAIHAKRVTIMPKDIQLARRIRGERA; encoded by the exons ATGGCACGTACTAAGCAAACTGCGCGTAAATCAACTGGAGGAAAAGCTCCCAGAAAGCAGCTGGCTACCAAAGCTGCCAGAAAGAGTGCCCCATCAACTGGTGGAGTGAAAAAGCCTCATCGTTACAGGCCCGGTACTGTTGCTCTTCGTGAAATCAGGCGTTATCAGAAATCTACTGAGTTGCTTATCAGAAAGCTTCCATTTCAGCGATTGGTAAGAGAGATTGCCCAAGATTTCAAAACAGATTTGCGTTTCCAGAGTGCTGCCATTGGTGCATTACAG GAAGCCAGTGAAGCATACCTCGTTGGTTTGTTTGAAGATACCAATTTGTGCGCTATTCATGCCAAACGTGTAACCATTATGCCGAAGGACATCCAGCTTGCTCGTCGTATCCGTGGTGAGCGAGCTTAA